The genome window CGTGGATCCTCTGCGCAAAACGGAGACGGAGATCAACGAGTTAGGGCCTACGGTGTCCGCAACGGAGATGGCCCGTTTTATGGCGCATTTGGAAAGGCTGTTAACAAGCCATTCCTTTGCGATGGTGGCGTTTTGCGGAAGTTTGCCGCTCGGCATTGAAGCCAGCTGGGTAAAAACGATCTTGCGGAGGGCACAACAGGCTGGAGCCAAGACGGTACTAGATAGCAGTGGCGCAGCGCTCCGCGAAGGGATTGCAGCCAGCCCTTGGTTGGTAAAGCCGAACCGCACGGAACTGGAGGAGCTTTGGGAGCATCCGATATCGAGTGTGGAAACGGCCCGATGTGCCGCTACGGCGCTGCGGGAGAATTACGGGGTGGAAGTGTTTTTGTGCACGTTGGGAGCAGAGGGCGCGCTCTGGATTGCGGAGAAGGAGGCCTACCACGTGCATGCCCCGCGCGTGAACGTGATGAGTGCGGTAGCTTCCGGCGACAGCTTTTTAGCGGGCTTGCTATTGGCCATAGAGAAAGGCGATTCTGTAGAGAACGCGTTACGCCTGGCTGCGGGAGCAGGCGCTGCCAACGCCGAGGTTTTAGGTGCTGGCTTCTGCGAGGTGGACATCGTGCAGAAACGTGCCGAACAGGCGCAGGTTTCGCGGCTAGCGTAGTGGGGAGATAAGGAAAGATGCTTGCATTTCTAGATAGTCCGGTACAGCTCATCGCTGTTGCGGTTGTGCTGCTGATCGTTTTCGGGCCAAACAAGTTGCCGGAAATATTGGGGCAGCTCGGAAAGGCCATGCGGGAGTTTCGACGCTATACCTCCGAGCTCAGCAATACATTGAACACAAGCTACTACGACAGCTCTTACCAACCAACACGGTACGATAGCTACGGCAACCCCATTGCAGATCAGCAGAATACTAACAATGGCTATTCTAATTCCTCGTATCGGCCACCGTACGACGGAGTGAACATGTATACGGCCTACAGCAACGTAAACGAGGGGCCAAAGGGTGACGCCGCCGCGCCCGCACTGGCCCCGACCGAAGAGGAGAACGGCTCTCAAGGGATCACGGAAGGCACCCTAGGTACCGCGTTTCAGGAGAGTCCTCCCGTTGCGATTCGGCCGGCGGAAGGAACGGTTCCACGCAAGGAGTAGATTCGGGTTTATGGCGGAAATGTGCCAAAATTCCGTAAGTGAAATAGGCTAAGAACGTTGTAAAGAGGGGAATAGAAAGATGATTGCTAATATTTTCACAAACGACTGGGGATGGCTTGTCGTCCTCGTGGTTCTTTTAGTGCTCTTTGGAGGCTCCCGCATCCCAGAGCTGATGCGGAACCTGGGCAGAGGCAAGCGCGAGTTCGAGAAGGGCCTGCGCGGTGAAGACGAGGACGATGAGCTGCGTCGAGAGCGCGAGCGCGAAGCGGAGATCCGACGCCGTGTTGAAGAGGAGATGAGACGAGAAGGGCGTTAAAGGCCCTTCCAAAAACCGCTGAAGCCTACATAGGAGATAGAAAAAGAGAATATGAAGATCATACATGGTTTGTTGGGCGTGCTTATCTTTTTGCTTTCTGTTGCTCTCATCTACGTCATCACCATTCAGGAGAGCAAAATTGACGGGCTGCAGGGGCAAATCGGATCGGCCTCTGTCTCGACCTTCAAAGGGAAAGCGGGCAAAGAGGAGTTACTGAACTCGATAACAGCGCGACTGGCAGCGGTCTTATGCGTCTGCCTGCTGTTGTATGCCATACTCGGAAGCTAGCGCAAAGCAACACGCTAGACGTCGCGTAGGAGGCTCCATAGGAAACGTTATACATGGAGGGGCAGCAGAGCAGACGCCGTCAACGCCTTATCGAACGACGGCTTAGCCTATCGGCCTGTGTGCTGCTGCTGTGTGTTTTTTTGCTTGTGTTTTTTGCCCGTTGGCGCGCCGAGATTCCGGCCAACGCCCTGCTGGTCAATCAGGTTAGTGCCGATACTCTCGC of Chthonomonas calidirosea T49 contains these proteins:
- a CDS encoding 1-phosphofructokinase family hexose kinase, translating into MILTVTLNPCVDKTYLIEDFAVHKLNRPSQALTVAGGKGLNVARVYTRLGGQALATGLLGGYNGHIVQTALAGEGIAHDFVEISKETRLCIKVVDPLRKTETEINELGPTVSATEMARFMAHLERLLTSHSFAMVAFCGSLPLGIEASWVKTILRRAQQAGAKTVLDSSGAALREGIAASPWLVKPNRTELEELWEHPISSVETARCAATALRENYGVEVFLCTLGAEGALWIAEKEAYHVHAPRVNVMSAVASGDSFLAGLLLAIEKGDSVENALRLAAGAGAANAEVLGAGFCEVDIVQKRAEQAQVSRLA
- a CDS encoding Sec-independent protein translocase subunit TatA/TatB yields the protein MLAFLDSPVQLIAVAVVLLIVFGPNKLPEILGQLGKAMREFRRYTSELSNTLNTSYYDSSYQPTRYDSYGNPIADQQNTNNGYSNSSYRPPYDGVNMYTAYSNVNEGPKGDAAAPALAPTEEENGSQGITEGTLGTAFQESPPVAIRPAEGTVPRKE
- the tatA gene encoding twin-arginine translocase TatA/TatE family subunit; protein product: MIANIFTNDWGWLVVLVVLLVLFGGSRIPELMRNLGRGKREFEKGLRGEDEDDELRREREREAEIRRRVEEEMRREGR
- the secG gene encoding preprotein translocase subunit SecG — its product is MKIIHGLLGVLIFLLSVALIYVITIQESKIDGLQGQIGSASVSTFKGKAGKEELLNSITARLAAVLCVCLLLYAILGS